Proteins encoded within one genomic window of Cucumis sativus cultivar 9930 chromosome 3, Cucumber_9930_V3, whole genome shotgun sequence:
- the LOC101204327 gene encoding auxin-responsive protein IAA11 isoform X1, with protein sequence MLSQHSMSTISKDDNMVLSSEDSSSPDDSEIELGLGLCLGLRDSPPNIHKTPIGGIQFRRILTAEDFPSSISSSSSSSSTSSVCSSSSLRGVNLTDASNTNSDSAPTVNGGRSSQVVGWPPIRASRISTLVNQAKPHSVEEFKVDTGKDKNKHQKIGVLKGIISGKDQAKEESRNFRNSVYVKVNMDGVLIGRKVNLSAHSSYETLALTVENMFLDPTALVNSTGSSIKEHDGVRPSRLLNGHSGYMLTYEDREGDWMLVGDVPWGMFTHSVKRLRIMRATELNQIGR encoded by the exons ATGCTTTCTCAACATTCCATGTCGACTATTTCCAAAGATGACAATATGGTTTTGTCCTCTGAGGACTCTTCATCCCCCGATGATTCCGAAATCGAATTGGGCTTAGGGCTTTGTCTTGGTCTTCGTGATTCCCCACCTAACATTCACAAAACACCCATTGGAGGTATTCAATTTCGTAGAATTTTAACGGCTGAGGATTTTCCTTCCtccatctcttcttcttcttcttcttcttccacttcATCTGTTTGTTCCTCCTCTTCTCTTCGTGGAGTCAATCTCACTGATGCCTCCAACACTAATTCTGATTCTGCTCCAACCGTTAATGGCGGGAG AAGTAGCCAGGTCGTGGGTTGGCCCCCAATCAGAGCTTCTAGGATCAGTACCTTGGTTAACCAGGCAAAACCACATTCTGTAGAAGAATTCAAGGTAGATACTGGAAAGGATAAAAACAAGCATCAGAAGATAGGAGTGCTTAAGGGTATTATTAGTGGTAAAGACCAAGCAAAGGAAGAGAGTAGGAATTTCAGAAATTCCGTGTACGTGAAGGTGAATATGGATGGAGTTCTTATTGGACGAAAGGTTAACCTTAGTGCTCACAGTAGCTATGAAACCTTGGCCCTAACAGTTGAGAACATGTTCCTTGATCCTACTGCTCTGGTTAACTCAACTG GATCAAGCATAAAGGAACATGACGGAGTGAGACCCTCCAGACTACTAAATGGACATTCTGGGTACATGCTTACTTATGAAGACAGGGAAGGAGATTGGATGCTTGTTGGCGACGTTCCTTGGGG AATGTTTACCCACTCGGTGAAGAGGCTCAGGATAATGAGAGCAACAGAACTCAATCAAATTGGCAGGTGA
- the LOC101204327 gene encoding auxin-responsive protein IAA11 isoform X2 gives MLSQHSMSTISKDDNMVLSSEDSSSPDDSEIELGLGLCLGLRDSPPNIHKTPIGGIQFRRILTAEDFPSSISSSSSSSSTSSVCSSSSLRGVNLTDASNTNSDSAPTVNGGSSQVVGWPPIRASRISTLVNQAKPHSVEEFKVDTGKDKNKHQKIGVLKGIISGKDQAKEESRNFRNSVYVKVNMDGVLIGRKVNLSAHSSYETLALTVENMFLDPTALVNSTGSSIKEHDGVRPSRLLNGHSGYMLTYEDREGDWMLVGDVPWGMFTHSVKRLRIMRATELNQIGR, from the exons ATGCTTTCTCAACATTCCATGTCGACTATTTCCAAAGATGACAATATGGTTTTGTCCTCTGAGGACTCTTCATCCCCCGATGATTCCGAAATCGAATTGGGCTTAGGGCTTTGTCTTGGTCTTCGTGATTCCCCACCTAACATTCACAAAACACCCATTGGAGGTATTCAATTTCGTAGAATTTTAACGGCTGAGGATTTTCCTTCCtccatctcttcttcttcttcttcttcttccacttcATCTGTTTGTTCCTCCTCTTCTCTTCGTGGAGTCAATCTCACTGATGCCTCCAACACTAATTCTGATTCTGCTCCAACCGTTAATGGCGGGAG TAGCCAGGTCGTGGGTTGGCCCCCAATCAGAGCTTCTAGGATCAGTACCTTGGTTAACCAGGCAAAACCACATTCTGTAGAAGAATTCAAGGTAGATACTGGAAAGGATAAAAACAAGCATCAGAAGATAGGAGTGCTTAAGGGTATTATTAGTGGTAAAGACCAAGCAAAGGAAGAGAGTAGGAATTTCAGAAATTCCGTGTACGTGAAGGTGAATATGGATGGAGTTCTTATTGGACGAAAGGTTAACCTTAGTGCTCACAGTAGCTATGAAACCTTGGCCCTAACAGTTGAGAACATGTTCCTTGATCCTACTGCTCTGGTTAACTCAACTG GATCAAGCATAAAGGAACATGACGGAGTGAGACCCTCCAGACTACTAAATGGACATTCTGGGTACATGCTTACTTATGAAGACAGGGAAGGAGATTGGATGCTTGTTGGCGACGTTCCTTGGGG AATGTTTACCCACTCGGTGAAGAGGCTCAGGATAATGAGAGCAACAGAACTCAATCAAATTGGCAGGTGA
- the LOC101222597 gene encoding MDIS1-interacting receptor like kinase 1 — protein sequence MPKKRMKSITQILFCVFLYCCIGFYTHCSASGFSEEALALVSIKSGLVDPLKWLRDWKLDDGNDMFAKHCNWTGVFCNSEGAVEKLSLPRMNLSGILSDDLQKLTKLTSLDLSCNGFSSSLPKSIGNLTSLKSFDVSQNYFVGEIPVGFGGVVGLTNFNASSNNFSGLIPEDLGNATSMEILDLRGSFLEGSIPISFKNLQKLKFLGLSGNNLTGRIPAEIGQMSSLETVIIGYNEFEGGIPSEFGNLTNLKYLDLAVGNLGGGIPTELGRLKELETLFLYKNGLEDQIPSSIGNATSLVFLDLSDNKLTGEVPAEVAELKNLQLLNLMCNKLSGEVPPGIGGLTKLQVLELWNNSFSGQLPADLGKNSELVWLDVSSNSFSGPIPASLCNRGNLTKLILFNNAFSGSIPIGLSSCYSLVRVRMQNNLLSGTIPVGFGKLGKLQRLELANNSLFGSIPSDISSSKSLSFIDLSENDLHSSLPPSILSIPNLQTFIVSDNNLDGEIPDQFQECPALSLLDLSSNNFTGSIPESIASCERLVNLNLRNNKLTGEIPKQIANMPSLSVLDLSNNSLTGRIPDNFGISPALESLNVSYNKLEGPVPLNGVLRTINPSDLQGNAGLCGAVLPPCSPNSAYSSGHGNSHTSHIIAGWVIGISGLLAICITLFGVRSLYKRWYSSGSCFEGRYEMGGGDWPWRLMAFQRLGFASSDILTCIKESNVIGMGATGIVYKAEMPQLKTVVAVKKLWRSQPDLEIGSCEGLVGEVNLLGKLRHRNIVRLLGFMHNDVDVMIIYEFMQNGSLGEALHGKQAGRLLVDWVSRYNIAIGVAQGLAYLHHDCNPPIIHRDVKPNNILLDSNLEARLADFGLARMMARKNETVSMVAGSYGYIAPEYGYTLKVDEKIDIYSYGVVLLELLTGKKPLDPEFGESVDIVEWIKRKVKDNRPLEEALDPNLGNFKHVQEEMLFVLRIALLCTAKHPKDRPSMRDIITMLGEAKPRRKSNSGNEGFGTNKEKPVFSTSPVNGLL from the exons ATGCCGAAAAAGAGGATGAAGTCGATAACCcagattttgttttgtgtgtttttatACTGTTGTATTGGTTTTTACACTCACTGCTCTGCTTCTGGGTTTAGTGAAGAAGCTTTGGCTTTGGTTTCCATTAAATCAGGGCTTGTTGATCCATTGAAATGGCTCAGAGATTGGAAGTTGGACGATGGAAATGACATGTTTGCAAAGCATTGTAATTGGACTGGAGTTTTTTGCAACTCAGAAGGAGCTGTTGAGAAACTAAGCCTTCCTCGTATGAATCTCAGCGGCATTTTGTCCGACGACTTACAGAAATTAACGAAGCTTACTTCTCTTGACTTGAGTTGCAATGGGTTTTCGTCTTCTTTGCCAAAATCTATTGGCAATCTCACTTCCTTGAAGAGTTTTGATGTGAGTCAAAACTATTTCGTCGGTGAAATTCCGGTGGGGTTTGGAGGAGTGGTTGGATTGACGAATTTCAATGCTTCAAGCAACAATTTCTCTGGTTTAATCCCTGAAGATCTTGGAAATGCAACTTCAATGGAGATTTTGGATCTCCGGGGGAGTTTTCTTGAAGGGTCAATTCCTATATCTTTCAAGAACTTGCAGAAGTTGAAGTTTCTTGGACTTTCTGGGAACAATCTGACCGGTCGAATCCCGGCCGAGATCGGTCAGATGTCATCGTTAGAGACTGTTATTATTGGATACAATGAGTTTGAAGGAGGGATTCCATCAGAATTTGGAAATCTCACTAATCTGAAGTATCTCGATTTGGCTGTGGGTAATCTTGGTGGTGGGATTCCTACTGAGCTTGGGAGGCTTAAAGAACTTGAGACATTGTTCCTTTATAAGAACGGATTGGAAGATCAAATTCCGTCATCGATTGGCAATGCTACTTCACTAGTGTTTCTTGATCTCTCAGACAACAAGTTAACAGGGGAGGTTCCAGCTGAGGTTGCTGAATTGAAGAACTTGCAGCTGCTGAATTTGATGTGCAACAAGCTATCTGGTGAAGTGCCTCCTGGAATTGGAGGGCTGACAAAATTGCAGGTTCTAGAGCTTTGGAACAACTCTTTTTCAGGCCAATTGCCTGCCGATCTCGGCAAGAACTCGGAGTTGGTATGGTTGGATGTTTCATCCAATTCCTTCTCTGGTCCAATTCCTGCTTCTTTATGTAATAGAGGCAATCTAACCAAGCTCATCCTCTTCAACAATGCCTTTTCGGGTTCGATTCCAATTGGATTGTCATCGTGTTACTCACTCGTTCGTGTTCGAATGCAGAACAATCTGCTATCTGGTACAATTCCAGTTGGTTTTGGAAAGCTTGGGAAACTCCAGAGGCTAGAATTAGCCAACAACAGTCTTTTTGGTAGTATCCCAAGTGATATTTCGTCTTCCAAGtccctttcttttattgatcTCTCTGAAAATGACCTCCATTCTTCTCTTCCTCCCTCAATTCTCTCCATTCCAAatcttcaaacttttataGTCTCTGACAATAACTTAGATGGTGAAATTCCAGATCAATTTCAGGAATGTCCTGCACTTTCCCTTCTTGATCTATCTTCAAACAATTTCACAGGAAGCATTCCAGAAAGCATTGCTTCATGTGAGAGATTGGTAAATCTGAATCTTAGAAACAATAAGTTAACTGGAGAAATCCCAAAACAGATTGCAAATATGCCATCATTGTCTGTCCTGGATCTATCAAATAACTCTCTTACTGGTAGAATACCCGATAATTTCGGTATATCTCCTGCACTTGAATCGCTTAATGTGTCATACAATAAGCTCGAGGGTCCAGTGCCATTAAATGGTGTGTTAAGAACAATCAATCCGAGTGATCTTCAAGGCAATGCTGGTCTATGTGGAGCTGTCCTACCTCCATGTTCACCAAATTCAGCATATTCATCAGGGCATGGGAACTCGCACACGTCACACATTATCGCCGGTTGGGTCATTGGAATATCTGGATTGTTAGCAATTTGTATCACTCTTTTTGGTGTTCGATCATTGTACAAGAGATGGTACTCAAGTGGAAGTTGCTTTGAAGGGAGATATGAAATGGGTGGTGGAGATTGGCCATGGAGATTGATGGCGTTCCAAAGGCTTGGATTCGCAAGCAGTGACATTTTGACTTGCATCAAGGAATCAAATGTAATTGGAATGGGAGCAACTGGGATTGTGTATAAAGCTGAAATGCCACAACTAAAGACAGTTGTGGCAGTTAAAAAGTTGTGGAGATCACAACCAGatcttgaaattggaagttgTGAAGGTTTAGTAGGAGAAGTGAATTTGCTGGGAAAGTTAAGGCACAGGAACATAGTTCGTTTACTCGGATTTATGCACAACGATGTCGATGTCATGATCATCTATGAGTTTATGCAAAATGGAAGCCTTGGAGAAGCCTTACATGGCAAACAAGCAGGGAGGCTGCTTGTAGACTGGGTTTCAAGATACAACATAGCAATTGGAGTTGCACAAGGTTTAGCTTATCTTCATCACGATTGCAACCCACCCATCATTCATCGTGACGTTAAGCCAAATAATATACTTCTCGATTCAAATCTCGAAGCACGGTTAGCTGATTTTGGTTTGGCACGGATGATGGCTCGAAAGAACGAGACGGTTTCAATGGTAGCCGGATCCTACGGATACATTGCCCCAG AATATGGATACACTTTAAAGGTGGATGAAAAGATTGACATTTACAGCTATGGCGTCGTTCTTTTAGAGCTACTAACAGGGAAGAAGCCATTAGATCCAGAGTTCGGAGAATCTGTGGACATTGTTGAATggataaaaaggaaagttaAGGACAATAGGCCTTTAGAAGAAGCATTAGATCCCAATCTGGGAAACTTCAAGCATGTTCAAGAAGAAATGCTGTTTGTTCTTAGAATAGCACTCCTCTGCACAGCAAAGCATCCGAAAGACAGACCTTCCATGAGAGATATAATAACAATGCTTGGAGAAGCAAAACCAAGGAGAAAAAGCAACAGTGGGAATGAAGGATTTGGAACTAACAAAGAGAAGCCAGTTTTCAGCACTTCACCTGTAAATGGCCTTCTTTAG
- the LOC101222839 gene encoding subtilisin-like protease SBT1.2 — protein sequence MDFNARMGFLLFLCFLSLLVQPNTSTLQTYIIQLHPHGLITSVFDSKLQWHLSFLEQSLSAEEDSSSRLLYSYSNAMEGFAAQLSETELEYLKRLPDVVAVREDRKYQIQTTYSHKFLGLSVGTQGLRQKSSMGQGAIVGVLDTGVWPESPSFSDSKMPPVPQKWRGACQEGQDFNSSNCNRKLIGAKFFIKGHHVASSLPSDVAQEYVSPRDSHGHGTHTSSTAAGASVADASVFGNGAGVAQGMAPGAHIAVYKVCWFSGCYSSDIVAAMDSAIRDGVDILSLSLGGFPLPFFDDSIAIGSFRAMQHGISVVCAAGNNGPIQSSVANVAPWITTIGAGTLDRRFPAIIRLSNGEAIYGESMYPGNKFKQATKELEVVYLTGGQMGGELCLKGSLPREKVQGKMVVCDRGVNGRSEKGQIVKESGGAAMILANSEINLEEDLVDVHVLPATLIGFAEANRLKAYINTTSNPKARIQFGGTVIGRSRAPSVAQFSSRGPSLSNPSTLKPDVIAPGVNIIAAWPQNLGPTGLPEDSRRSNFTVMSGTSMACPHVSGITALIHSAHPKWTPAAIKSAIMTTADVTDHFGKQILDGNKPADVFAMGAGHVNPTKAIDPGLVYDIKPYEYIIHLCALGYTHSEIFIITHMNVSCHKILQMNKGFTLNYPSISVIFKHGTTSKMVSRRLTNVGSTNSIYEVKVTAPEGVRVRVKPRRLVFKHVNQSLNYKVWFMSEKGKEGRKVRFTEGDLTWIHCENSKYKVRSPIVVTWKN from the coding sequence ATGGATTTCAATGCCCGTAtgggttttcttctttttctctgttttctttCACTTCTTGTCCAACCAAACACTTCCACTCTTCAAACTTACATCATTCAACTCCACCCACATGGTTTAATCACCTCTGTTTTTGATTCTAAGCTTCAATGGcacctttcttttcttgaacAATCTCTTTCTGCCGAAGAAGATTCCTCTTCTCGCTTGCTTTACTCCTATTCTAATGCTATGGAAGGTTTTGCAGCACAGTTATCTGAAACTGAGCTTGAGTATTTGAAGAGGTTGCCTGATGTTGTGGCTGTTAGAGAAGATAGAAAGTATCAAATTCAAACGACTTACTCTCATAAGTTCTTGGGGCTTAGTGTTGGCACACAAGGTCTTCGGCAGAAGTCCTCAATGGGCCAAGGGGCAATAGTTGGGGTTCTAGACACTGGAGTTTGGCCTGAGAGTCCAAGCTTTAGTGATTCCAAAATGCCCCCAGTTCCACAAAAATGGCGAGGGGCTTGCCAAGAAGGGCAAGATTTTAATTCCTCTAATTGTAACAGGAAACTCATTGGTGCTAAGTTCTTTATCAAAGGACATCATGTGGCTTCGTCGCTGCCTTCCGATGTTGCCCAGGAGTATGTCTCCCCAAGAGACTCTCATGGTCATGGGACTCACACGTCTTCTACAGCTGCGGGTGCTTCCGTCGCTGATGCTAGCGTGTTCGGTAATGGAGCTGGTGTGGCGCAAGGGATGGCCCCAGGAGCCCACATTGCGGTGTACAAGGTTTGTTGGTTCAGTGGCTGTTATAGCTCTGATATTGTAGCAGCCATGGATTCTGCAATAAGAGATGGTGTTGACATTCTCTCCCTTTCACTTGGTGGCTTCCCGCTTCCGTTTTTCGACGATAGTATTGCCATTGGAAGTTTTCGGGCAATGCAGCACGGCATCTCAGTTGTCTGTGCAGCAGGAAACAATGGTCCAATTCAAAGCTCTGTTGCCAATGTAGCTCCTTGGATCACCACCATTGGTGCAGGCACACTTGACCGAAGATTTCCAGCTATAATTCGACTAAGCAATGGAGAAGCCATTTACGGCGAATCAATGTACCCTGGAAACAAGTTCAAGCAAGCCACCAAGGAGCTTGAAGTAGTTTATTTGACTGGAGGGCAAATGGGAGGTGAGCTTTGCTTAAAAGGGTCTCTTCCAAGAGAAAAAGTACAAGGCAAAATGGTGGTTTGCGACCGTGGTGTCAACGGCAGATCAGAAAAGGGGCAAATTGTGAAGGAATCTGGAGGCGCTGCTATGATCCTTGCAAATTCAGAGATAAACCTAGAGGAAGACTTGGTTGATGTTCATGTTTTGCCAGCCACTTTGATTGGATTTGCAGAAGCAAATCGCTTAAAAGCTTACATTAACACCACAAGCAATCCAAAAGCCAGAATCCAATTTGGAGGAACTGTGATTGGAAGATCAAGAGCTCCTTCAGTAGCTCAGTTTTCATCAAGGGGTCCAAGCCTCTCTAATCCTTCAACTCTCAAACCTGATGTAATTGCTCCTGGTGTTAACATTATAGCAGCTTGGCCTCAAAATCTTGGTCCAACTGGCCTTCCAGAAGATTCTAGAAGATCAAACTTCACTGTCATGTCAGGAACTTCCATGGCTTGTCCCCATGTCAGTGGAATTACAGCTCTAATCCATTCAGCTCATCCAAAATGGACACCTGCAGCTATCAAATCAGCCATTATGACAACTGCTGATGTTACTGATCATTTTGGTAAACAAATTCTTGATGGCAACAAACCAGCTGATGTTTTTGCAATGGGAGCTGGTCATGTAAACCCGACAAAAGCAATTGATCCTGGTCTAGTTTATGATATCAAACCATATGAATATATCATTCATCTTTGTGCTCTTGGATATACTCATTCAGAAATCTTCATTATCACCCACATGAATGTTAGTTGCCACAAAATTTTGCAGATGAACAAAGGCTTCACCTTGAATTATCCCTCCATATCTGTCATTTTTAAGCACGGAACGACGAGTAAGATGGTTTCAAGACGGTTGACGAATGTCGGGAGCACAAATTCAATCTATGAAGTGAAAGTAACTGCACCTGAAGGAGTAAGAGTTCGAGTTAAGCCACGGCGCTTGGTGTTCAAACACGTGAATCAAAGCTTGAATTATAAGGTATGGTTTATGTCTGAAAAGGGAAAGGAAGGGAGAAAAGTAAGGTTCACAGAAGGGGATTTGACATGGATTCATTGTGAGAATAGCAAATACAAAGTTAGAAGCCCAATTGTAGTGACTTGGAAGAACTAA
- the LOC101204573 gene encoding pentatricopeptide repeat-containing protein At4g21065 yields MNNVYRLHCYIIKSSKQNDPLSLRTLLLSCVAAAPESLSYARYVFSRIPSPDTIAYNTIIRSHSRFFPSHSLFYFFSMRSNGIPLDNFTFPFVLKACSRLQINLHLHSLIVKYGLDSDIFVQNALICVYGYCGSLEMAVKVFDEMSERDSVSWSTVIASFLNNGYASEALDLFEKMQLEDKVVPDEVTMLSVISAISHLGDLELGRWVRAFIGRLGLGVSVALGTALIDMFSRCGSIDESIVVFEKMAVRNVLTWTALINGLGVHGRSTEALAMFHSMRKSGVQPDYVTFSGVLVACSHGGLVKEGWDIFESIRKVYRMDPLLDHYGCMVDILGRAGLLNEAYDFVERMPMKPNSIIWRTLLGACVNHNNLGLAEKVKAKISKISSSQNGDLVLLSNVYGAAGRWVEKASIRSKMREKRIGKEPGCSSINVDQTIHEFVSGDNSHPQSEDITKFLSSIIGDLRNRGYMMQTKNVLHDIEEEEREHSLSYHSEKLAVAFAILSMKDKRTIRIMKNLRICYDCHSFMKHISVRFERKIIIRDRNRFHHFEKGLCSCHDYW; encoded by the coding sequence ATGAACAATGTTTACAGACTCCATTGTTACATAATCAAAAGTAGTAAGCAGAATGATCCTCTTTCTCTCCGTACCCTCCTTCTTTCCTGTGTTGCTGCAGCTCCTGAAAGCTTATCTTATGCTCGTTATGTATTCTCTCGAATTCCTTCTCCAGATACTATCGCTTACAACACCATCATACGATCACATTCTCGCTTCTTTCCTTCTCATTCTTTgttctatttcttttccatgCGTTCCAATGGCATCCCTCTTGATAATTTCACATTCCCTTTTGTTCTCAAAGCATGTTCTCGATTGCAAATTAACCTTCACTTGCATTCCCTTATTGTTAAGTATGGTTTGGACTCCGATATTTTTGTACAAAATGCTTTGATTTGTGTCTATGGGTATTGTGGGTCATTAGAGATGGCAGTCAaggtgtttgatgaaatgtctGAGAGGGATTCTGTTTCTTGGTCTACTGTTATTGcttcttttcttaataatgGCTATGCATCTGAGGCTTTGGACTTGTTTGAGAAAATGCAATTGGAAGATAAAGTAGTGCCTGATGAGGTAACCATGCTTAGTGTGATATCTGCAATCTCACATTTGGGAGATTTAGAATTGGGTCGTTGGGTTCGAGCGTTTATCGGCAGACTTGGCTTGGGAGTCTCTGTTGCTTTAGGAACTGCTCTTATTGATATGTTCTCCAGATGTGGATCTATCGATGAATCAATTGTTGTATTTGAGAAGATGGCAGTGAGGAATGTGTTGACATGGACGGCCCTAATCAATGGGCTTGGCGTTCACGGGCGTAGCACGGAGGCTTTAGCTATGTTTCATAGCATGAGGAAGTCAGGGGTTCAACCAGATTATGTTACATTCTCTGGTGTCTTAGTAGCTTGTAGCCATGGCGGTCTTGTAAAAGAAGGTTGGGATATTTTTGAAAGCATTCGGAAGGTCTATCGGATGGATCCTCTTCTAGACCATTACGGTTGTATGGTTGATATCCTTGGTCGGGCAGGCCTGCTGAATGAAGCTTATGACTTTGTTGAAAGAATGCCAATGAAACCAAATTCAATCATCTGGAGGACTCTTCTTGGAGCGTGTGTGAATCATAACAATCTCGGTTTAGCTGAAAAGGTGAAGGCGAAGATCTCCAAGATAAGCTCTTCGCAGAATGGTGATTTGGTGCTTCTATCCAATGTATATGGAGCAGCTGGTAGATGGGTAGAAAAGGCATCTATCAGGAGTaagatgagagagaaaagaatagGCAAAGAACCTGGGTGTAGTTCGATTAATGTAGACCAAACAATTCATGAGTTCGTTTCTGGGGACAATTCCCATCCACAATCTGAGGACATAACGAAGTTCTTGAGCTCAATTATTGGAGATCTAAGAAACAGGGGTTACATGATGCAAACCAAAAACGTATTACACGATATTGAGGAGGAAGAAAGAGAGCATTCTTTAAGTTATCACAGTGAAAAATTGGCGGTTGCTTTTGCAATTCTTAGTATGAAAGATAAAAGGACAATAAGGATCATGAAGAATCTTAGAATTTGTTACGATTGTCATTCATTTATGAAACATATTTCAGTTAGATTTGAGAGGAAAATAATCATTCGGGATCGTAATCGATTtcatcattttgaaaaaggatTATGCTCATGTCATGATTATTGGTGA
- the LOC101204813 gene encoding xyloglucan galactosyltransferase MUR3: MRRRPVVLAPLEHMERGAGKNQNSRLCFLALLSAFFWILLLYFHFVVLGGHSVDESIRLSPEDGPVNLPVVRKFAPSRVVDAPKIDVKSIREPPKPVDREPKSTAKPEIQTFPFVKALKTVENKSDPCGGRYIFVHDLPSRFNEDMLKECKSLSLWTNMCKFTTNAGLGPPLENVEGVFSDTGWYATNQFAVDVIFSNRMKQYDCLTKDSSIAAAFFVPFYAGFDIARYLWGYNISTRDRASLDLVNWLEKRPEWGIMGGRDHFLVAGRITWDFRRLSEEEKDWGNKLLFLPAAKNMSMLVVESSPWNANDFGIPYPTYFHPAKDSDVFIWQDRMRKLERKWVFSFAGAPRPDNPKSIRGQIIDQCKSSKVCKLLECDFGESKCHSPSSIMQMFQSSLFCLQPQGDSYTRRSAFDAMLAGCIPVFFHPGSAYTQYTWHLPKNFTRYSVFIPEDDIRKRNISIEERLAQISPEQLKLMQEEVISMIPRLVYADPRSKLETLKDAFDVSVQAIINKVTKLRKDIIEGHTDDNFIEENSWKYALLEDGQREVGPHEWDPFFSKPKDGDSGDTSAKAAKNSWKNEQRDKS; the protein is encoded by the coding sequence ATGAGACGCCGCCCGGTAGTGCTTGCCCCGTTGGAGCATATGGAGAGAGGAGCCGGGAAGAATCAGAACTCTCGGCTTTGTTTTTTAGCGTTGTTGTCGGCGTTTTTCTGGATCCTATTATTGTACTTTCATTTTGTGGTGCTTGGAGGTCATTCTGTTGATGAATCAATCAGATTAAGCCCTGAAGATGGACCTGTTAACTTGCCTGTAGTCCGGAAGTTTGCCCCTTCTCGTGTTGTAGATGCGCCGAAAATTGATGTGAAATCAATTCGCGAGCCTCCGAAGCCTGTCGATCGGGAGCCTAAGTCCACTGCCAAGCCTGAGATTCAGACATTTCCGTTTGTTAAAGCATTGAAAACTGTTGAAAATAAGAGTGATCCATGTGGCGGGAGGTATATATTTGTTCATGATCTTCCTTCTAGGTTTAATGAGGATATGTTGAAGGAGTGTAAGAGTTTAAGCCTTTGGACAAATATGTGCAAGTTCACAACTAATGCTGGGCTTGGTCCACCACTTGAAAATGTGGAAGGAGTGTTTTCAGATACAGGCTGGTATGCGACAAATCAGTTTGCGGTTGATGTGATTTTCAGTAATCGAATGAAGCAATATGATTGTTTGACTAAGGATTCTTCCATTGCTGCTGCTTTTTTCGTGCCATTTTATGCTGGGTTTGATATTGCGAGATACCTTTGGGGATATAATATATCTACTAGAGATAGAGCTTCACTTGATTTGGTGAACTGGCTTGAGAAAAGGCCCGAATGGGGCATTATGGGCGGTCGAGATCACTTCCTTGTTGCTGGTAGGATCACATGGGATTTCAGGAGGCTTtctgaggaagaaaaagattgGGGAAACAAGCTTCTGTTTTTACCTGCTGCTAAAAACATGTCCATGCTTGTAGTTGAATCAAGCCCATGGAATGCCAATGATTTTGGTATTCCATATCCAACATATTTCCATCCTGCAAAGGATTCTGATGTCTTTATTTGGCAGGATCGGATGAGAAAACTCGAACGGAAATGGGTGTTCTCTTTTGCAGGTGCTCCACGCCCTGACAATCCCAAGTCAATAAGAGGGCAGATTATTGATCAATGTAAGAGTTCTAAGGTCTGCAAGCTGCTGGAATGCGATTTTGGGGAGAGCAAGTGCCATTCTCCAAGTAGTATAATGCAAATGTTTCAGAGCTCTCTTTTCTGCCTGCAACCTCAGGGCGACTCATACACCAGAAGATCTGCTTTTGATGCAATGTTAGCCGGTTGCATTCCTGTCTTCTTCCATCCGGGATCAGCATACACCCAATATACTTGGCATCTCCCAAAGAATTTTACAAGATATTCAGTATTCATCCCAGAGGATGATATTCGTAAGAGGAACATTAGCATAGAAGAAAGGCTTGCTCAAATTTCACCTGAGCAGCTGAAGCTAATGCAGGAGGAAGTCATCTCTATGATTCCAAGATTGGTATATGCTGATCCACGCTCCAAGTTGGAAACCTTGAAGGACGCTTTTGATGTCTCTGTGCAAGCGATTATCAACAAGGTGACAAAGTTGAGGAAAGACATTATTGAAGGGCACACGGATGACAATTTTATCGAGGAGAATAGTTGGAAATATGCGTTACTGGAAGATGGGCAGCGGGAAGTTGGACCTCATGAATGGGATCCTTTTTTCTCCAAACCAAAGGATGGAGATTCTGGTGATACGTCGGCCAAAGCTGCAAAAAATTCTTGGAAAAATGAGCAGAGAGACAAATCATAA